In one window of Limisphaera ngatamarikiensis DNA:
- a CDS encoding valine--tRNA ligase, whose product MSDIPKAYEPRAVETRWYTTWEESGFFTANPASPKPAYSIVIPPPNVTGVLHMGHVLNNTIQDILARKARMEGFEVLWLPGTDHAGIATQAVVEKTLRKQGLMKHREDLGREKFLEHVWAWKEKHGNIIIQQLKRLGCSCDWSRLRFTMDPDYSRCVQKVFVALFRDGLIYRGLRMVNWDPAARTALSDEEVEWVEEKSHLWHLKYPLLDDQGRPLPDRHVVVATTRPETMLGDEAVAVHPADARYRDLVGRRVLLPLRNKPIPVIADEAVDPEFGTGCVKVTPAHDPADYEIALRHNLPFTVVIGPDGRMTPEAGDGFAGLDRMEARTAVVAHLEKLGFLVKVEDYTHRVGYSQRSHVPIEPRLSEQWFLRYPEVERARQVVEQGQIRFHPDRWVKTYTHWLTHLKDWCISRQLWWGHRIPVWTRTFPDIHTLEAALNQLPARDPETAWRRDNLTLIVATANPALQEQLTSTGWEQDPDVLDTWFSSWLWPFATMGWTGQPDLDRQNPTLSRFYPTTDLVTGPDIIFFWVARMIMAGLRFMNDVPFRNVYFTGIIRDKLGRKMSKSLGNSPDPLDLIDRYGADALRFGTMRSAPLGQDVLFDEKDVELGRN is encoded by the coding sequence ATGAGTGACATTCCGAAAGCCTACGAACCACGGGCGGTGGAAACCCGGTGGTACACCACCTGGGAAGAGAGCGGGTTTTTCACGGCCAACCCGGCCTCCCCCAAACCGGCCTACTCCATCGTCATCCCGCCACCCAACGTCACCGGCGTCCTCCACATGGGCCACGTGCTCAACAACACCATCCAGGACATCCTGGCCCGCAAAGCCCGCATGGAAGGTTTCGAAGTCCTCTGGCTGCCGGGCACCGACCACGCCGGCATCGCCACCCAGGCTGTCGTCGAAAAAACCCTGCGCAAACAGGGCCTGATGAAACATCGTGAAGACCTCGGCCGCGAAAAATTCCTCGAACACGTCTGGGCCTGGAAGGAGAAACACGGCAACATCATCATCCAGCAACTCAAACGCCTCGGCTGCTCCTGCGACTGGTCCCGGCTCCGATTCACCATGGACCCGGACTATTCCCGCTGCGTCCAGAAGGTCTTTGTCGCGCTGTTCCGCGACGGACTCATCTACCGCGGCCTCCGCATGGTCAATTGGGATCCCGCCGCCCGCACCGCCCTCTCCGACGAGGAGGTCGAATGGGTCGAGGAAAAAAGCCACCTCTGGCATCTCAAATACCCCCTGCTCGATGACCAGGGCCGGCCCCTGCCCGACCGCCACGTCGTCGTCGCCACCACCCGACCCGAAACCATGCTCGGCGACGAAGCCGTGGCCGTCCATCCCGCAGATGCCCGCTACCGCGACCTCGTGGGCCGGCGCGTCCTGCTGCCCCTGCGCAACAAACCCATCCCCGTCATCGCCGATGAAGCCGTCGATCCCGAGTTCGGCACCGGTTGCGTCAAGGTCACCCCGGCCCACGACCCGGCCGACTACGAAATCGCCCTCCGCCACAACCTGCCCTTCACCGTCGTCATCGGCCCGGACGGCCGCATGACCCCCGAAGCCGGCGACGGCTTCGCCGGCCTCGACCGCATGGAGGCACGCACGGCCGTCGTGGCCCACCTCGAAAAACTCGGCTTCCTCGTCAAAGTCGAGGACTACACCCACCGGGTCGGCTACAGCCAGCGCAGCCACGTCCCCATCGAACCCCGACTCAGTGAACAATGGTTCCTCCGCTACCCCGAGGTCGAACGCGCACGTCAGGTCGTCGAGCAGGGACAAATCCGGTTCCACCCCGACCGCTGGGTCAAGACCTACACCCATTGGCTCACCCACCTCAAAGACTGGTGCATCAGCCGTCAGCTCTGGTGGGGCCACCGCATCCCGGTCTGGACCCGCACCTTCCCGGACATCCACACCCTCGAAGCCGCCCTGAACCAACTACCCGCTCGGGACCCGGAAACCGCCTGGCGCCGCGACAACCTCACCCTCATCGTGGCCACCGCCAACCCCGCCCTTCAGGAACAACTCACCTCCACCGGATGGGAACAAGACCCCGACGTGCTCGACACATGGTTCAGCTCCTGGCTCTGGCCCTTCGCCACCATGGGCTGGACCGGCCAGCCAGACCTCGACCGTCAAAACCCCACCCTCAGCCGCTTCTACCCCACCACCGACCTCGTCACCGGCCCCGACATCATCTTCTTCTGGGTCGCCCGCATGATCATGGCCGGCCTCCGTTTCATGAACGACGTGCCCTTCCGCAACGTCTACTTCACCGGCATCATCCGCGACAAACTCGGTCGCAAGATGAGCAAGAGCCTCGGCAACTCGCCCGACCCGCTCGACCTCATCGACCGTTACGGCGCCGATGCCCTCCGCTTCGGCACCATGCGCAGCGCACCCCTCGGCCAGGACGTCCTCTTCGACGAAAAAGACGTCGAACTCGGCCGCAACT
- a CDS encoding secondary thiamine-phosphate synthase enzyme YjbQ codes for MSGFRQLMREFAVVTRGRGFYEITREVAAWLREAGAGDGLVTLHIQHTSASLLIQENADPEVRRDLERFFARLVPDGDALFRHTLEGPDDMPAHVRTALTAVNLSIPVRAGRMALGTWQGIYVWEHRQKPHRRVVVGHFVGE; via the coding sequence ATGAGCGGATTCCGACAGTTGATGCGGGAATTTGCGGTGGTGACGCGCGGGCGCGGTTTTTACGAGATCACGCGCGAGGTGGCGGCGTGGTTGCGGGAGGCCGGCGCCGGGGACGGACTGGTGACGTTGCACATTCAGCATACGTCGGCCTCGCTGCTGATTCAGGAGAATGCCGATCCGGAGGTGCGCCGGGATTTGGAGCGGTTTTTTGCCCGGCTGGTGCCGGATGGGGACGCGCTGTTTCGGCACACATTGGAGGGGCCGGACGACATGCCGGCGCATGTGCGGACGGCGCTGACGGCGGTGAACCTGAGCATTCCGGTGCGGGCGGGTCGGATGGCGCTGGGCACCTGGCAGGGGATTTACGTGTGGGAACATCGTCAGAAACCGCACCGGCGCGTGGTGGTGGGGCATTTCGTGGGTGAGTGA
- a CDS encoding KpsF/GutQ family sugar-phosphate isomerase: MSHVTLARKVFDVELAGLRAVRRQLDETFDRAVETIVAALRKRGKLVVTGIGKSGNIGHKIAATFTSTGAPAVVLNSVDALHGDLGIIADGDVVIALSYSGESDELVNLLPALRRFAISLISITGNPRSTLARHSDLVLNVRIPREACPFNLAPTASTTAMLVLGDALAMAVLHARGFKRSDYARLHPAGAIGRAMLLRVADIMRTGERHAVAPEHLSVRDGLLLMTRAKSGCLSIVNARGKLVGVFTDGDFRRRIPEDDHLLTRPLRDVMTRNPVCIRQDALAAEALKIFDQRNIDDLIVVNHKGEPVGLVDSQDLPKLKLM; the protein is encoded by the coding sequence GTGAGTCACGTGACCCTCGCCCGCAAGGTGTTCGACGTCGAACTGGCCGGCCTCCGGGCCGTCCGCCGCCAGCTCGACGAAACCTTCGACCGCGCCGTCGAAACCATCGTGGCCGCCCTCCGCAAACGCGGCAAGCTCGTCGTCACCGGCATCGGCAAATCCGGCAACATCGGCCACAAAATCGCCGCCACCTTCACCAGCACCGGTGCACCCGCCGTGGTCCTCAACAGCGTCGACGCCCTCCACGGCGACCTCGGCATCATCGCCGACGGCGACGTGGTCATCGCCCTCAGCTATTCGGGCGAATCCGATGAACTGGTCAACCTCCTGCCCGCCCTGCGCCGCTTCGCCATCAGCCTCATCAGCATCACCGGCAACCCCCGATCCACCCTGGCCCGGCACAGCGACCTCGTCCTGAACGTCCGCATACCCCGCGAGGCCTGCCCCTTCAACCTCGCCCCCACAGCCAGCACCACCGCCATGCTCGTCCTGGGCGACGCCCTCGCCATGGCCGTGCTCCATGCCCGCGGCTTCAAACGCAGCGATTATGCTCGACTGCACCCCGCCGGAGCCATCGGCCGCGCCATGCTCCTCCGCGTCGCCGACATCATGCGCACCGGCGAACGCCACGCCGTCGCCCCCGAACACCTCTCCGTCCGCGACGGGCTCCTTCTCATGACCCGCGCCAAATCCGGCTGCCTCAGCATCGTCAACGCACGCGGCAAACTCGTCGGCGTCTTCACCGACGGAGATTTCCGCCGGCGCATCCCCGAGGATGATCACCTCCTGACCCGGCCCCTCCGCGACGTCATGACGCGCAACCCCGTCTGCATCCGCCAGGACGCCCTCGCCGCCGAAGCCCTCAAAATCTTCGACCAACGCAACATCGACGACCTCATCGTCGTCAATCACAAGGGTGAACCGGTCGGCCTGGTGGATTCGCAGGACCTTCCCAAACTCAAGCTCATGTAA
- a CDS encoding prolyl oligopeptidase family serine peptidase, translated as MNPSSPAAEPLQRFEQHRFETRIVQNVQIRYLLWLPGGTGGARTTPARWPLVLFLHGAGERGNDLARVTIHGPPALVQRGTNFPFILVAPQCPEDQRWDPTTLMALLEHLVRKLPVDPTRVYVTGLSMGGYGTWKLGLTYPERFAAIVPICGGGEWIDVRLAGRTRADALRTLAVWAFHGARDNVVPLSESERMVNALKELGAREVLFTVYADAEHDSWTVTYQKPELYEWMLRHSRPGAAWPH; from the coding sequence ATGAACCCATCCAGTCCCGCCGCCGAACCCCTGCAACGGTTCGAACAACACCGGTTCGAAACCCGCATCGTCCAAAACGTCCAAATCCGCTACCTGCTCTGGCTGCCGGGCGGAACCGGCGGCGCCCGGACCACCCCCGCGCGTTGGCCGCTCGTCCTGTTCCTCCATGGCGCCGGCGAGCGCGGCAACGACCTCGCCCGCGTCACCATCCACGGCCCGCCCGCCCTGGTCCAGCGCGGCACCAACTTCCCCTTCATCCTCGTGGCGCCCCAGTGCCCGGAAGATCAGCGTTGGGACCCCACCACCCTGATGGCCCTGTTGGAACACCTCGTTCGGAAACTCCCCGTGGACCCCACCCGGGTCTATGTCACCGGCCTCAGCATGGGCGGCTACGGAACTTGGAAGCTCGGTCTGACGTACCCGGAACGGTTCGCCGCCATCGTGCCCATCTGCGGCGGAGGCGAATGGATTGACGTGCGCCTGGCCGGTCGGACCCGGGCCGACGCGTTGCGCACCCTGGCCGTGTGGGCCTTCCACGGTGCCAGGGACAACGTCGTGCCCCTGAGCGAATCCGAACGCATGGTCAATGCACTCAAGGAACTCGGCGCCCGCGAGGTGCTCTTCACCGTCTATGCGGACGCCGAACACGATTCGTGGACCGTGACCTACCAGAAACCCGAACTGTACGAGTGGATGCTGCGCCACAGCCGGCCCGGTGCCGCCTGGCCGCACTGA
- a CDS encoding class I tRNA ligase family protein, producing WNACRFRQLQGPPTQTPPNPNRLTVDDRWILLKLDTAIREIHDAFAQYRFSEVTQTLYRFFWSEYCDWYVEAAKAVLHGNDPDQKQHTLALIDFVLEHTLRLFHPFLPHITEELWHGMGFARRYPPDRGGRTLMFAPWPRPLDTQLRQLYRLDNDVLDFVNARYALVTDGRNLRRLAGVPANRKVRFILKPTRPLDPHDQRVLELLLQAETIEIDPQAQPRRGTPTSRTALGDLYLPLEGVVDVAAETARLTRELEKIQGEISRLEQRLNDPQFQAKAPPHVLQEHQRRLAEWRDKAEHTRAALEVLRG from the coding sequence CTGGAACGCCTGCCGCTTCCGCCAGCTTCAGGGCCCACCCACCCAAACGCCCCCCAACCCGAACCGCCTCACCGTCGACGATCGCTGGATCCTCCTCAAACTCGACACCGCCATCCGCGAAATCCACGACGCCTTCGCCCAATACCGTTTCAGCGAAGTCACCCAAACCCTCTACCGCTTCTTCTGGAGCGAATACTGCGACTGGTACGTCGAGGCCGCCAAAGCCGTCCTCCACGGCAATGACCCCGACCAAAAACAACATACCCTCGCCCTCATCGATTTCGTCCTCGAACACACCCTCCGCCTCTTCCACCCCTTCCTCCCCCACATCACCGAGGAACTCTGGCACGGCATGGGCTTCGCCCGGCGATACCCACCCGACCGGGGCGGCCGCACCCTCATGTTCGCCCCATGGCCCCGGCCACTCGACACCCAACTCCGGCAACTGTACCGGCTCGACAACGACGTGCTCGACTTCGTCAACGCCCGCTACGCCCTCGTCACCGACGGCCGCAACCTCCGTCGCCTCGCCGGGGTCCCCGCCAATCGCAAGGTCCGGTTCATCCTCAAACCCACCCGGCCCCTCGACCCCCACGACCAACGCGTGCTCGAGCTCCTCTTGCAGGCCGAAACCATCGAGATCGACCCGCAGGCCCAACCCCGCCGCGGCACTCCCACCTCGCGAACCGCCCTCGGAGACCTTTACCTCCCACTGGAAGGCGTCGTGGATGTCGCAGCCGAAACCGCCCGACTCACCCGCGAACTCGAAAAAATCCAGGGCGAAATCAGCCGGCTCGAACAACGCCTCAACGATCCCCAGTTCCAAGCCAAGGCACCTCCCCACGTGCTCCAAGAACATCAGCGGCGCCTGGCAGAATGGCGCGACAAGGCCGAACACACCCGCGCCGCACTGGAAGTCCTCCGGGGCTGA